From the Oligoflexia bacterium genome, one window contains:
- a CDS encoding DUF2171 domain-containing protein translates to MINSSEIKPDMPVVCSEDGQFAVVDHLEGNESIKLKKDKAGKHHFIPLSWVKSVDGKVHIDRPGDQAMREWRTEH, encoded by the coding sequence ATGATTAATTCGTCAGAAATAAAGCCAGATATGCCAGTAGTGTGTTCAGAAGACGGGCAATTCGCAGTGGTTGACCACCTTGAAGGCAATGAAAGTATCAAACTCAAGAAAGATAAAGCGGGCAAACACCATTTTATTCCTCTGAGCTGGGTAAAAAGCGTTGACGGTAAGGTTCATATTGACCGACCTGGTGATCAAGCTATGAGAGAATGGCGAACAGAACACTAA